A genomic segment from Mycoplasmopsis arginini encodes:
- a CDS encoding MAG0480 family ComEC-like protein has protein sequence MRWSPKNTWYWWKNLLNISRKHKYINCILPSLLAALTTFVLILKINIILVSVSLFLICLFNLFKTKFWVLYLVFFLMIFLAYTVYYLLIYQFDNYEINEKIKVYKIHKSFLIFKYKNLLFRIPKKIIKLNLDLNNNFEYFFKIKGTLKRINNLTLFNLSNEIFFDIKNLKINFDYQIQKLSLFSSKNGIVLEYLNIIVLNNYCSNSNVVNKLSNLNIIHFFTISGFHFNLIYLTVIKLFSKIKRKIFIEDFIGVGLLIIYLVAINFHISASRSLIFLILIFLNKNVFNRKLSNISLLSITALILSVYKPFSIFSYSFILSFLITLSIFIIVDFLKEKNYYLRSAFVLIVVHIYSTFLIHTFSEDYNIFSFFIQILLIPIVSFNYIFTLIFFKINFVIETNLLIFDAILNLLSEASYIIKFRIDWVYCFSFTSLLLFLNKIKLQPILG, from the coding sequence TGAGATGAAGTCCTAAAAATACCTGGTATTGGTGAAAAAACTTACTTAATATTAGTAGAAAACATAAATATATAAATTGTATCTTACCGTCTTTATTGGCTGCTTTAACAACATTTGTTCTGATTTTAAAAATAAATATAATTTTAGTTTCTGTTAGTTTATTTCTTATTTGCTTATTTAACCTTTTTAAGACTAAATTCTGAGTTTTATATTTAGTATTTTTTTTAATGATATTTTTAGCTTATACTGTTTACTACCTTTTGATTTATCAATTTGATAATTATGAAATAAACGAAAAAATTAAAGTTTATAAAATTCATAAATCGTTTTTAATATTTAAATATAAAAATTTACTATTCAGAATACCTAAAAAAATTATTAAGCTTAATTTAGATTTAAATAATAATTTTGAGTATTTTTTTAAAATAAAAGGAACACTTAAAAGAATAAATAATTTAACACTTTTTAATTTAAGCAATGAAATATTTTTTGACATTAAAAATCTGAAAATAAATTTTGATTACCAAATTCAAAAGTTAAGTCTTTTTTCTTCAAAAAATGGAATTGTTTTAGAATATTTGAATATCATAGTTTTAAATAATTATTGTTCTAATAGTAATGTCGTAAATAAACTAAGTAATTTAAATATTATTCATTTTTTTACAATAAGTGGATTTCATTTTAATTTAATTTATTTAACTGTAATTAAACTATTTTCGAAAATTAAAAGAAAAATTTTTATCGAAGACTTTATTGGTGTTGGATTGTTAATTATCTATTTAGTAGCTATAAACTTTCATATAAGTGCAAGCCGTTCTTTAATTTTTTTAATCTTAATATTTTTAAATAAAAACGTTTTTAATAGAAAATTAAGTAATATATCTTTATTATCTATAACAGCATTAATATTATCTGTTTATAAACCTTTTTCAATATTTTCTTACTCCTTCATTCTTTCTTTTTTAATAACGTTGTCAATATTTATAATAGTTGATTTTTTAAAAGAAAAAAACTATTATTTAAGAAGCGCTTTTGTATTAATTGTTGTTCATATTTACTCAACTTTTTTAATACACACTTTTAGTGAAGATTATAATATTTTTTCATTTTTTATTCAAATCCTTTTAATTCCAATTGTTTCATTTAATTATATTTTTACATTAATTTTTTTCAAAATAAATTTTGTAATTGAAACAAATTTATTAATTTTTGATGCTATTCTAAATTTATTAAGTGAAGCTAGTTATATTATAAAATTTAGAATTGATTGAGTTTATTGTTTTAGTTTTACTTCATTGTTATTATTTTTAAATAAAATAAAACTCCAGCCTATTTTAGGCTAA
- the ligA gene encoding NAD-dependent DNA ligase LigA: protein MNEQNKIIKEQIIDLQNKISKWDKYYYDYDNPLVSDEIYDTEFNKLKKLESDFSFLFSKEELEKSPTNKINANALKIFTKVSHDKPMLSLNKAYTIEEIEKFIDNIKKLTSKFSFFIEPKIDGLSISLKYENGILKQALTRGNGIIGEDVTNNIYQIENVPKKINYQKELEVRGEIYLPIDKFDELNNKLIKENKGTMANPRNAAAGTLRQLNPRIVAERKLSSFLYYVVSPENHELKTMEESFNFLKKLGFNVSDQSKKINSISEIKEFIKEFKNEKQKLNYETDGIVIKLNELEFYDKLGYTAKFPHSAIAFKYEPDIASTILKDIFVTVGRTGLVTYNASLNEVELSGTKVNFATLNNYDFIKKLNININDEVYVKKAGEIIPCIIGLANKNNFEEFAPIETCPYCNKDLTFNETKLEQYCLNTQCPEIKIRKLIHFASKEGLDINSLGEKNVIFFNKLGYIKNLLDIFKLYLFKDELIQQDGFGETSINKILNSIEESKNKSLEKLFFALSIPLIGQKTARFLASKILKFENVLDFDFTVFENYHDIGPKITKQLIEWFGSLENKQLILDLISLGVNPIYKENTKSEILKGFSFVITGKLSKPRSHFEKIILENGGQVLSSISSNINYLLVGEDAGSKLSKAKKHNVQIINEEQFNTMLSNNDNS from the coding sequence ATGAATGAACAAAATAAAATAATAAAAGAACAAATTATAGATCTTCAAAACAAGATTAGTAAATGAGATAAGTATTATTATGATTATGATAATCCGCTAGTTTCTGATGAAATTTATGATACAGAATTTAACAAATTAAAAAAACTTGAAAGTGATTTTAGTTTTCTTTTTTCTAAGGAAGAACTTGAAAAATCACCGACAAATAAAATTAATGCTAATGCTTTAAAAATATTTACTAAGGTTAGTCATGATAAACCAATGCTTTCCTTAAATAAGGCTTACACAATTGAAGAAATAGAAAAATTTATAGATAATATTAAAAAACTTACAAGTAAATTTTCTTTTTTTATTGAACCCAAAATTGACGGTCTTTCTATTTCGCTAAAATATGAAAATGGAATTCTAAAACAAGCACTTACAAGAGGGAATGGAATTATAGGAGAAGATGTTACAAATAATATCTATCAAATAGAAAATGTTCCTAAAAAGATTAATTACCAAAAAGAATTGGAAGTAAGGGGCGAAATATATCTTCCTATAGATAAATTTGATGAATTAAATAACAAACTTATTAAAGAAAATAAGGGCACAATGGCTAATCCAAGAAATGCTGCTGCTGGAACATTAAGACAATTAAATCCTAGAATAGTAGCTGAAAGAAAATTATCATCGTTTTTATACTATGTTGTATCGCCTGAAAATCATGAATTAAAAACAATGGAAGAATCGTTTAATTTTTTGAAAAAATTAGGATTCAATGTTTCTGATCAATCAAAAAAAATTAACTCAATTAGCGAAATTAAAGAATTTATAAAAGAATTTAAGAATGAAAAACAAAAATTGAATTATGAAACTGATGGGATAGTTATAAAACTTAATGAACTAGAATTTTATGATAAATTAGGCTATACAGCAAAGTTTCCTCATTCTGCAATTGCTTTTAAATATGAGCCTGATATAGCTTCGACTATTTTAAAAGATATTTTTGTAACAGTAGGAAGAACTGGCTTGGTTACTTATAATGCTTCTCTCAATGAAGTTGAATTATCGGGGACAAAAGTTAATTTTGCCACATTGAATAATTACGATTTTATTAAAAAACTAAATATAAACATTAACGATGAGGTTTATGTAAAAAAAGCAGGAGAAATAATTCCTTGCATAATTGGTTTAGCAAATAAAAATAATTTTGAAGAATTTGCACCAATTGAGACCTGCCCATATTGCAATAAAGATTTAACTTTTAATGAAACAAAATTAGAACAATATTGTTTAAATACTCAATGTCCCGAAATAAAAATTAGAAAACTTATCCATTTTGCTTCAAAAGAAGGTCTTGATATTAACTCACTAGGTGAAAAAAATGTTATATTTTTTAATAAACTAGGTTATATTAAAAATCTTTTAGATATTTTTAAACTTTATTTATTTAAAGATGAATTAATTCAACAAGACGGATTTGGAGAAACTTCAATAAATAAAATTTTGAACTCGATTGAAGAATCAAAAAATAAATCGTTGGAAAAATTATTTTTTGCTCTTTCAATCCCTTTGATTGGTCAGAAAACTGCACGTTTTTTAGCATCAAAAATTTTAAAATTTGAAAATGTCTTAGATTTTGACTTTACAGTATTTGAAAACTATCATGATATTGGACCAAAAATTACAAAACAATTAATTGAATGGTTTGGTTCTTTAGAAAACAAGCAATTAATTCTAGACTTAATCAGCTTAGGTGTTAATCCAATATACAAAGAAAACACTAAGAGTGAAATTTTAAAGGGATTTTCATTTGTGATTACAGGAAAATTATCAAAGCCAAGAAGCCATTTTGAAAAGATAATTTTAGAAAATGGAGGGCAAGTTCTTTCTTCAATATCCTCAAATATAAATTATTTATTAGTAGGTGAAGATGCAGGAAGCAAACTATCAAAAGCAAAAAAACATAATGTTCAAATAATTAATGAAGAACAATTTAATACTATGCTTTCAAATAACGATAACTCTTAG